A stretch of DNA from Anopheles ziemanni chromosome 3, idAnoZiCoDA_A2_x.2, whole genome shotgun sequence:
TGGTGTCCTTCGTGAGGTTCTTCGCGCTGTGCAGGAAAGCCTCGGAACCGTTGATCATCTGCTTGAGCGCATTCAGGGCGTCCGGACGCTCCCGGTGCTCCCAGTGGCGGGCGTACACCTCGTTGGCTACCGTTCGCAGATCCTCCAGCTTGCGCTCGTACGTTTCAGCGTCCGCATCGGAACCGTCCTCGTACAGCCACTCGGAGATTTCGCTGCAGCGTTTACGGATTGTTTCGATCTCTTCCGACGTGCCGCACGAAGCGTACTCTTCCTCGTCCAGCTTCACCTGAGCGTCGATCACGAAGCTTTCCAGCGCGTTGAGGGCCGTTTCGCGACGTTTCTTGGCATTGTCAACTTCGTCCAGGGCGCTCAAGCGTTTCGCCGACGCCTCGAACAGATCACCCTCCAGTGGCGATACGTACGTTAGCTCCACCTTCGACGGAATCTTCTCCTTTACCGTTACGATCTTTGGTTTCACCGTCTCGTTTTTGGCTTCCGCTCCTTCCTCAAGCTTCTTCTCCTCACCCGTCGCCGATGTACCATTCTCGGTTTTGGCTCCTTCCTTCGTATCGCTTCCGTCTTCCTTATCCTTGGTCGACTTTTGCTCTTCCTTGTCATTCGAGCTGGTTTCCTTCTCAGCTGGTTCCTCTTCCGACTTTTCTTCCGTGCCTTCCGGTGCCTTCTCCGACGGCTTGTCGTTGGAGTCTCCCGAGAACAGCTTGCTTATGGTATTGCCAATCTTCTGAAAAGTGGTCTCGTcggcctcctcctcctccttcgtgACCGTGCGCTCCAACACCAGCTCAACGTTGGCCAGCGAGAAGATACCGGAATCGTCCAGCACAAAGTGCGCCTTGATACCCTTCGACTCGACATTTTCCACAACACCGGCCTTCAGTTTCTTCGCCACCTCGCTCAGCTCGACCCGGGCGAGTTCGTGCGAGCCCAGTGTGTTGGCCTCGGCTCCTAGCACCGACTCCAGCTCGGCGTACTGCACCGCGAACTGGAAATCGTCCGTGTGTTTGTTGAACGTGATCACTTTCTTCTGCGGGTAGGAATTCATCGCACCGAATAGCGTTCTCCGGACCTGACGCAGGTTGCCACTCTCACCCTCCCGATCGAACACAACTTGGATGGGGAACAGGACGGCATCCTTCGTGATGAACTTCTTCACCTTGAATCCGGTGGCGAGATCGGCCGCCCGGTACACGGCTCCCATGCAAGCGGCTTCGTCCGCGTTCAGATTCTTCGCCAGCTCCTGGCCGATGTGCGCGCGCAGAATATCCTGCACCTTCGGAACGCGGGTGTTTCCTCCGAACAGCACCACCTGATTGATAACGTCCAGCGATAGCCCCGACGCGGTCAGTGCTTTGTCCAGCGGGGCCGTCACCCGCTCGTACAGATCCTTGCAGAGCGTTTCGAACTGTTCGCGCGTCACCAGCAGCCGGAAGTCCTGCTCGTCCAGCAGACCCTCGATCTGGGCGTAATGTTCCGTGTTGGCACTGAGTACGTTCTTTAGCCGGCCCGCCTCCTTGAACAGCTTCGCCATCGCACGCGGATTACCGAAAACGTCCGTCTTCGTTTTGCCCATCTTGTTGAACTCTTTGCCGAGGAAATCGCGGAGGCGCACCTGCATCTCCAACCCACCAAGCGTCCGATCGAATCCAACACCGAGCACCTGCACCACGGGGTGTGTCTCGCGGGTGGCCTTATCCTTCACCAGCTGATAGCTTACTACCGCCGCGGACGTTTTGTACGCTCCCATATCGTAGAACAGGAAGTACTGTGCCGTCTCGTTGATTTCTTTTCGTCGGAAAATGCCATAGTTGAGCGCGACGGCCGTGTAGTCGTTGATGAGCTGTAGCACTTTGAGGTTAGCGAGCTTCGCCGCAGACAGCAGGGCCGTACGTTCGGCCTGGCCGAAAAATCCGGGCACAATCAGTACGCACTCAGTGATTATCTGACCGGTCGAATCTTCCGCGTACCCTTTGGCAACCTGCAGCAGTTGTGCGATGAGCTCCTCGATGGTGAACTGCTCTTCGCCCGCCCGAAACACGACCGTCTTACGGACAGGATCTTCCACAATGTCGTAGTATGGGAACCGTTTgcttaaaatttgaaaaacaaaatgtaaaaccaTGTCAGGGTGCCGATATCTACACTTCAACTCACCGGTACAAATCGACCATTGGATTATCGATCGTTTTTCCCAACAGGTCGACCAAGTAGCCATAGCTGTTGGCCGGGAAACGGACTCCCAGTGTTTGTGCATCCTCGCCAAACACCCGGTCTCCGTTGCGGAAGGCGATGGTTGTCGgcgttttccgtttcgatTCCTTGTTCAGGGCAATTTCCATCGGTACGCCGGGTGACACTACACCAACCTTCATCCACTCGCTGCCCAAATCGACCGACATGACAGCGGCTCCCTGTGCCACCGCGGCGAACGTGGCCAGCACCACCAAACCGAGCAGCAGTGCCCTCCCCCCACCGACTAACCGGTGACGTGTACCAACCATTTCGCTGGACCTGAAAAAGTGATGAAACAAATTCCATTATGGAGGAATGTTGAAGGAAAGGCACCTTCCAAGCACCATCCGGAACGTTTACGGCAAGCAACGGGTTGCTACCTTTTACACCCCCCAACAACCGTTAGTTTTATTCTTCCGGCACGAACTCGTTTGTTGCTATCACACTGCCAACGTATGGCCGGTAAAACGTACGGTGGCTTTTGCTAGATCTCTATGAAACAGATGATTTAAATACACTCACCAGCTGTAGAAGCGTTCGCTTGAGTCTTTACAATTCGATGGCCGAGTGACAATTGCGTGGCCTTTTTACGGCACGGCTCAGAAAAAGTGGTCAATCCCGAAGAAAGGCCAGCATGTCCAACCACAATCACCGTTCGATTCGTCTGACGTGTTATTTCTCGACGCTAATAGTCACTAGAGGTGGACAGCTGTCAAAAGTTTCAATCTGCGACTGAGTAGGTTCGCAGCGTTCCAAGCGATAGAACCATGAAACAGAAATTGCTGCAAAACTATCAGAAATAATGTTTAAACCTTATTAAAAGTGTGACACAAAATGTGTACGTTTGTCTATTACACAATCATTTAGTTTTCTAACTTACATGGACAAAAAGCATTGTATCAATTAGATAAAAAACTCCAGTTCCACTCACTGTCAAGTTATTCCCCAATATTTGTAACACCACTAGATCGCAATTTAAGAACGTCAAACGTcagattttgttttggaaatgaTACGGTTATAACTGGCAACACTGTTTCTCGAATTCAAAACtcgaatttgtttaattacGTTTTAATCTATTTTTGATTACtacaaattaatcaaaacaatAGCCAGCTTAACTTATTCATAATCAACAATTTAGTATTCCTCAGTTTAGATCTTCATCGTCAATCTACCAAGCTTCATCGTCATCCACGCGACTGGAGAAGACACTGAAATACAAAAAGGGAACTTCCTTTTTCGttctacgtttttttgtttcatcagCGTAATAAATCACGAAAACATAGTTCTATTTTTAGAATCTCCCACCACTTGCAAATTCTTGTTTGATGTATCGGTAGATCTAAATAAAGATTGTTTTTCCAATCACCGCTTCATAATCTTGCTCATAAGTGCTAGTTTCCAGATGTGCGGAAAATGTTGCCCGTATGCTTCTAAGAGTTTTAAGGTTGTTTCCGTTGCACAAACAGAGCTAACACCGACTGTTATCTCAAGCATAGTAATAAAAACTTCCGTTTCCGCTATCTACATCTTATAAATTTAGCAACATATTTGTAGAACCCTTTTGATGTCATATTCGTATGTTTTTCGGATAGATTGCATTATTCCccgtttgaataaaataaatcatagtttgttttttccatatttttctctatttcattATTATAAGTCAAAGGAGTTTATACACTTTGTGGATGAATGCTCTACTTTCAAAAAACTGAGGAAAACCTATTGTTCCTACGATTAAATACAAACGTCGTACGCTATTGTAAGTAAAGAAGCATAGAAGGAAAGCCTTTTTAAAGTGTAAATTTTGTGTTCTCTTATCTCTTTACTCGTCAATACTCGGttctttttgttctttctcAGCTTTCCTTCTGCATCCACACTTTAACGCGCGTTAACTCCACTCGTTCatttttgtgtatgttttttttattcattttatttattaaatctttgtcaaagttttcgttttttgaattttttttgttttcttttgatttttcatttgcgCAACTTGTACGTCATTATCAATATAGTAATTTAACTGATGTATAATATACTTATGTCCATTTATTTCACTTGCTCCGTTCTTTCCAGCGCTTGTGGCGCAGTTTTATTCCTTTGTTTAGATTAATGGTTTTGTTGCTCTCTATATTTTAATGCAGTACATCATTCTGTGGTTCCTCTCATTCTCTCTTAGCAAAACAACATTCTCCACTTTTAATGCCTTCATAGTTCCCTTTTCCTTGCCGACTattggttcccttttttttttgcagcccCTCACTCTTTCCCTCTGTCTTGTTTCTCGTTTCTTTTACAAACATCTGGGTTTTTCACTTGTCTTACGTCATTTTGTAGTAGAGTTGTTTCCCGCATAACCCTCACTCTTAACTGCTAATATCACAgactttgtttactttcatttCTTATTTCCCTCcccattgttgttgttgctgttttagTTGTTGTTCTTAAGTTGTCATTGTGTTGAATTGTTTACATCCCGATTCCATGCTCCCCCTTTTTGCACCGGTCGTTCCACCAACGGAAATTAAGCTTTAGGTATCTCTTGACGCGAGTACTCGATGAAGTAAGTTTTGCCTCAATTTTTTTCCGTTGGGAACGCGGTGAAATGGGGAACGACACCGTAAATGTATGAATAGGATGCAATTGTAGGAAAGAGGCCACTTCTAGATGCGAATGCACTTGTACCAAAACTTTAAACATCTTTCCTCCTCCAATAACCACCGTCTCACGCTGTTGCCACGCTATTCTTGTAAAGAGAGTTGTTTGTTCCTGATGTTTCATCTTTGTGTTTGTTGATGTGTGCATTTAGTTTGCGATTACCATTTCTTCTTCTATAATCAGTTCTACTCGTTCTACATTATTTGTGTGCTTGGGTAGTTTTGATTTATGCATATACATTACTTTCCCTTTCTCTTTACGGAACATTTGAGCCCGCGAGTGTTAACGAGTGTGTTTGTTCACCTACGCTAGATATTACATTACAGTTCACCACTTCTTtctttgtatttcaattttcttgtcatattttttttttgtgtagttTTCTTTGTTCGACAAATTTAAAAGGAAACAGAGTCCATCGGCACATGATTTGGGTTCAATTTTTCctcgtagtttttttttctataaatcTTCAACAGCTAAATTTGGGGTTTCCCATTTGGGATTTGGGTTTCACgttattactttttcttttcaattggtATTAGCACTGTCTTCCACCGTAACTACTCTCTGCTGCCCCGTGATTCGTTTTGGTATTACACATCTTAGCTACAACAACTGTAGTTTTGCGAACCGCATTCCGGTTCGTCCGATTTGTCACTTTGatttttcgatttcgattaACTCCAACAGgggtttcctcttttttttttggccacAAAACTTTGAAATGCGAATCAAATTCGTACAGACGGGAAAACTTAAAAGGAAAATTGGAActagatttttgttttgtcttcctctctctcgctcttgcTCTACTACAACACATTCGAACTCGCAAGAACAATAGCTTACGTGCGCACATCTCACAACGATcggaaaaaaagcgaaaggaaaaagaaaaggtggTGGTGAATGGGAAATCAATCGAGGAATGGCTTGCCATCGTAGCTACGGCACAAGCGAGGGCAGGTAACTACTGTAACGTGGGGAAGGGAGAGTTTAAACAGTCGAAAGGTAGAGAGGGGaaaggggtggaaaaactccgctgtgtgttttttttcttttgacagGCGTCGTTGAAGAAGGGCGCAGGAAAATTCGAAACGTTACGAAAAATGCACCAGCAAGATACACCTAGCCACACAGATACAACGATACCGAAGCAACGGTATATTATCGTCACCCTTCCTCGCAAACTACAGCTCTTCAGGTTGCTTTTCCACTCGCTCCTCCCCCCCCAACGACCAACAGACActtgaagtttttcttttctttgcttccttCGCTAGGAAACGCGAAACACGAGACCTAACGGCGAAACAGTTTTCCAGCGCGGCAGCACAATAGAAGTCGCGATATAGTGAGCTTTGGGAGTCACAGCAAGAAAGAAACCTGGTGCTTGGGGGGGAAACCGAGGAACCCCAACTCCGAACTCCGCGGTGCAACacgtgaagtgaaaaacgtggTAAAGAATTTGCGAACCCGATCGCTCTACTGGCGAACGATTTTAATCCGCTAACGCACATCATAGTCGTTTGGAAAAACTATTCAGAAACACCAGCGGGAGGGGGGGATGAAGGATGATTGAATAGGAAAACCGACATGAAAACTCCAATTCCAGGTAGGGGTGGCAGACAGacggaaagagaaaaagaaaatcaaacatccCATCCGTATTGAAATGCCCAGTGTGGCACCAACCTTTCCGGAGGCTCTTCTCAGCTCGCGAGACCCCAACACTAATACTCTCTCCTCCTATTTCCCCCCTTTCCATCCCCTCGCTAGCTATCCGGTACCGTTTTCGCTAAAGTGTGCCACGGATAAAGCTCTGCTTTCGTGGGGGGGGGGCGAAAAGACGCAAAAGGTTGGTTAATAAGTAATCGTAGTAGCCGTAGCCAACCAAGTGCGACGTCAAGCGCTCTAGGGCAGGGGTAGGCAACCTATTTTTTGTTGACagataatttatgttttttttttgtcattttcctGGGGCATGAACTTTAAGCTTTTTACAAAGAATATTTCAACCATCGTATGGTTGTCGATAgaatgaaatgaacaaaattatttaaaagcgATATGAAGACCCCTGTTCCACAGCTTGCTGGGAGGACGGGTGGATGTTTTGGTGTTATGCTGGGTGCTTTTGGAGACCTCCACCAACGTGGTCGCGTTGGTTGTCGTCAGACTCATAATCGCAAAACCCTGGCCAAGCGAACGCAAACGAACCAGAGCCAGCGAGACACACCGCCGCGCGTTGTgcgatttaaatgtttttcttcctctgtcTGTTTTCCTGCTCCGCGTCTTTAGTGTAGGCCTGCCGCCGCGCACTTTCACTTATTTCACATCTCATCACACACAGCGAGCTTATAGGGTGGGCTCTTGGCGTGTGCAGGGAGGCACCTGCGGGCGAGCGAAAAATGGTTTCGGTGCGCGGCTGACCGTTAGACGATCTCGAAACGAACTCGccacgaaacgaaaagaaaagaaaaacacatcacCCTTGCCGGAAACCGGGGTTCCACTATTACCGACGGATGGGTGTTTCTACGCCGTTCCTCCCTTCCTCCGCTCGCCAATCGTCAAACTAGTGCACGACACTTGTTTCCCTGTGATTTCCTTAAAACCCTACCGTGGAGTTTGTTGCTGAGTTTTCCATTCGCAACTTTTGGCACTAAACCACAAGTATTTCTCTGCAAAGTTTGATGTAAACTTCCTCCTTCCCTTGGATACACCattcttccttccttttttcatttccattgcgCTTCCTTGGGGCCATTGAAGGAACATCAAAAGGAGCaaataccgtttttcccctttttccgaCCTGTTGCACATCATTATTAGCACATAACTTGTGTCCGCGACCACTTCTCAATATCACTAGACACCTTCACATGTTCCACGTACCCATCCATTAATGCACgttattttccttccccttcccTTGGTCAAAAAGCTGAATGTGGGGCCCCCGTGTTTTTTGAGGGCATGAGATGGCAGAGTTTTCTTTTGCGAAATGATGTAGCAGAAAAACGGCCCCCTGACTCATGGTTAACAAACTaatggtaataaaaataaaataattacaataaaattaataaggAGTAAGCATTAGTTAATTACCTAAGCGGATACGATTCCCTAACTAACCCTAGGGCGAATGTACGGTGCGtacggtttgtgtgtgtgtatgttttttgggCAAACATTATTAGAACTAAAATTTCCTaaagacgagaaaaaaaaacaaccaaacgccAAAACCGAAGGCGAAAACGAAACGGTGGAGTGAAGAAGAGGAATAAGAAAACCCCCTCCGAACAACAATCGAGGTGTCTCGAAATAAAATTGTCTAACTCAACGTCTATCATCTCTCTTCGTATTTTCCTCCTAATCTGTGTGGAGTATTAagtgggtttttttccttgttttcttttgcatggTTTTTCCACAGAAAAAAACCTAGACTCAGAGGCGAGCGGTACACACCGGggaccggtggaaaactttgtgACGCCTTTGGAACTCGAACCGTGTGCGTACCCGCCGCTGCTTATCTCaagggaaaagtgaaatcaatTTCCCCACCCCTTCCCGACTCGTTTCTCCTTTCGAGCGTTGTTAGGCGATCCACCTTCTTCACCTTCGtcggtgtgggtgtgtgtgtgtgtatattggTGTTGGTACATTGTTTAAGGGCAAATAAATTAAGAATTACATTAGCGGCACACAAATGGCACCACccccgcacaaacacacacacatacaggagGCTTCATCATTAACCTAGTGTGGTGTGTCATGTCCATCGGCGTCTCTTGTCTGTCGGGGCAGCGCATTGTTGACGCAGCAACAGGAGGAGGGGGAGAAGAAGTTGGTTGGCGGCCTACTTTCAAGTTTCCAGCGACGTAACGACGAGATTATGGAACACGCTCGCACCGCCGTCGGAGCCCATCAGCATGGCGGCCTGGCCGCAGGAatcgatggtggtggtagggGTGGGAGCGATGGAGTTGGCACCTCCCGCCGTATTGCAGCTGGCCACCGGCTGCCCGTGACCGTTTCCGGCTGCTGCTCCACCGACACCGCAACCCATCGCCGTTCCGGTGGCATttccggtggcggcggcggctgctgctgcggcggcTGCGACCGCCCCGGCCGATTTGGCCGCCACCACGGCTGCCATCGCACCACCATTGCTCACCCCGAGCCGCAACGCGTCCATGATCACCTCGAACTCCTTCTGGTGATGGTGCGCCACCTGGTAGTCGAAGCCGCTCAGATCCGGCAGTGGATGGAACGGATGCAGGAACGGGTGCGAGAACGGATGCAGTTGgtagtggtgatggtggtggtggtggtgatggtgttcGAGGAGATCACCGATCTTTGGTCGCTTGGGAGACAGGTCACCGATGGTTTCGCTCACGCTCGTCACCTTCGACTGCTGATCTTCGACCGCGCCACCCTCTGCGCCACCGTCCGTCGTCGTGGTCGGCGGACAATCGTCGATGCCGGTAAGGAGACGGCCCGCACTGGGAAAGTAGATCTGCGAGAGGGCCTCCCGCACCAACCGGTcactgtcgtcgtcgtcgatggaGGCAAACTTGCGCTTGCGGGACACCATCGCCTGTTCAAGCTGTTCCGCGCCCTGCGTGATTTCCGGATCGACCAGCGGCATGGCGGCGTCCAGCGCGCACAGCTCCCGGTCAAGCGTTTCCAGGTCCGTCTCCACCTCGGAGGACGACTTCCGGGACGATGGCACCGTGGCACCGGAGGGCTTGCTGCAGTCGCTCGCCTCCGTCGAGCCATtggtcgtcatcgtcgtggaCGTCAGCAGCTCCGAGcaggaggatgaggaggaggaggagtctGAGGAGCTCGACGTTCCATTGCAGTCCGTATGGGGCGCGGAGTGGGGATGAGGCAATCGTTGGTGGatgaggtggtggtggagatggtggtggtggtgttggtgcgaGGCTAGATTATGGTTATGCTGCAACTGACAGTTGTTGTTCATGTTTTCATTGTTATGCACGAACTCGCCGTGCTCgccatggtggtggtggtgcggatgcaggtgatggtggtggttgttgctgctaccgttggtgttgttgctgttgttgttgttggcatTGGTAATGTTGTTATTGATACAATCGTCCGCAGACGGATCGTCTTCCTCCGACTCTTTTCTGCTGCTGTCAGTTGACCTGCAACGAGCACGtaggacagaaaaaaaaaataagtaaaacactttttataaaaacaaaaaacaacgattactaaaaataaaataatgtaacACTCTCATACACCTTTCAATTCAATCTATAACTCCCTATTTCATTCCCACGACACCCGATGCAAGCAAAAACTCAAAGCACTGCAAGTAAATCGATTAATCTCCGACCGTCGAGCGTCaaacgttgtttttgttgaccTCCACGATGACGTTTCACGCTAATGACGTAGGTGACGACGTCCGGCAAGCGTAGGCTGCTTCGATGACCAGGTAAGATCCTCgaggtttccttttttagTTATTGCTTGGTTACTACAAAAACCAACTGTTGTTAGCAGGTTGATGGTATCtttaacaaacacacacacacgcatataTCCCCACACATAGTGAGAAAAGTGCATCATTCGAACTATAGCGGTGGTTTTGACGTTCTTATGAAGGATTTCTTTATGCATTTTAACGGTTTAGTTTTTGCCTTCTAGTTTTTCCCCCCGCCATTACCCACGCTCCGCTCCCTTTAAGAGTACCCATTTTTGGGTTTGCAGTATTACCCAAGAGCGGGTATCTTTATCCACTCGATATCGGGAAGGTATCGGTTTCAGCAGCAGCTTCCTTTCCTCCACCCGTGACAGTCTAAAATTAACAACCGAACCCCTCACCCTTCCTCTCCTATTAAGATTCCAACCCAGCTGTGTtagcttttcttcttcgcgtAAAAGTTTCAACTGTATATGATACACATAATAAGAAAATTTACACTTGCTCCTTTTCAGGTGCGTATGCTCGTGTGTTTGTGAATGTTTGTGCGAGGACTATTTTTAAATCTCCACCGCAGCCACTCTCATCGCATCGCAAACTCTtattcttgtgtttttttttctgtccacGCCACCTCACTCGCCCTTGGCGTGGTTCGTCGCGTGGCACAGAGTGAGACAAAGAGAGGTTTAAACACGGAAGAGAAAATTCGAAGCGAATAAAAAGCAACCTCCGTTGGGAGAAGATGTTAGCAAATCACAATACACACACCCCTCTTCCACACGAGCTTCCTCGCGAGGAAATCGACGCACGGTCATAAACGCGTCTCGCCGTGTCAAGTGGGAAAACACGAAACCAACATAATACACACGCGAACAAAACGCGTGCCTCCGCGAGAAGCGTGCGAGAAAATCCCTCTCACCTTCCCCCCGCTCGGCTTCTTCCTTCtctcctctctctttctccttcttctaTCCGCGTCCTATGGGCCGGTTTAAAAACCCTAATTGAACCGTTAAATGGTTCGGTGGTTTGCGTCCTTCTTATGATGATACCTGACGAcacacaaattaaaataacactGTATCGAAACGAGTATGCGACACTTACTTGGCGAGATTGGAGAGCATCAGCAGCTTGTGCTGCTTCTCGCGCCGAATATCGTCGGTCAGCCGCGAGTACGTGTTGTTGATGCACACCGAGCGACGCAGATTCCGCTCCGAGTCCTTGATCCGCTCCAGCTTGTGCACGCACAGCTGCAGGATCCGCTTGCGCACCTCGCGCTGCTTCAGCTGGGGCGAGATCATCGGCACCTTCGGGCGGTTGCGGCGGATCGGTGGCGACGAGTGCGGCGGCCCAAACATGTCCGAGTCGTCCTCCGCCACCGTCGAAGTGCTGTTCGTTGGCAGGGTCATGGCTGAACCGTCTTTACACCCTCTTTCCCTTCGTGAGCTTTAACAGCCTTGGTGAGCTCACTCCTCTTACGTTCCTCTTCTTTGGACTTTGAACTCACTTCGAACTGTAGTGAGTCCGTCGCGCAATCTCGGATGCTACCGGTGAGAAGATCACTTCTCACTTGTCTCACAGTgcagtcttttttttttcgagcacACACAGGTAACGGAACCGAATGTCGCTGATCAACGACGTCAAGTACGTGCAGAATTCCTTGTAATCCCACTTTCACACGTCACACGGTAAATTAACTTTTCTCCTTTGCTCCCGTCTTTCCACTGGAGGGTAAGGATGTTATGATATGGTTATTGCACAAGTTCAAGACTTTACCGAGCAATTTTGATTACTTCCAACAACTGATACAATCGGAGGCTGTACTAGTTTAATTTGTTGCACTGTTCCCACTCCCTTGATTGGCTTCTCGTGGTTTGTAGCGTACCGTCGATGATTTCGCCAccaaaaacgcacacacacacatgtacacGAACCGTGGTCTGTCGAAACCCGTTTGTCTTTATCCGATCACCCGGCCTCGACGACGTCGACCTTGCCCCGTTAGGTAGGCCGTTAGGTGGTGGTTCAAATAAAACGAGATTTGATATCTCCCGTCTACCAGCAGCGGGCACACACCCTCGCACTTGACACAGTCTctctgtattttatttttactttccttGCTTTTAGTAACGTTGGGAAAATTTCCTTCACTAC
This window harbors:
- the LOC131289273 gene encoding hypoxia up-regulated protein 1, with the protein product MTSSEMVGTRHRLVGGGRALLLGLVVLATFAAVAQGAAVMSVDLGSEWMKVGVVSPGVPMEIALNKESKRKTPTTIAFRNGDRVFGEDAQTLGVRFPANSYGYLVDLLGKTIDNPMVDLYRKRFPYYDIVEDPVRKTVVFRAGEEQFTIEELIAQLLQVAKGYAEDSTGQIITECVLIVPGFFGQAERTALLSAAKLANLKVLQLINDYTAVALNYGIFRRKEINETAQYFLFYDMGAYKTSAAVVSYQLVKDKATRETHPVVQVLGVGFDRTLGGLEMQVRLRDFLGKEFNKMGKTKTDVFGNPRAMAKLFKEAGRLKNVLSANTEHYAQIEGLLDEQDFRLLVTREQFETLCKDLYERVTAPLDKALTASGLSLDVINQVVLFGGNTRVPKVQDILRAHIGQELAKNLNADEAACMGAVYRAADLATGFKVKKFITKDAVLFPIQVVFDREGESGNLRQVRRTLFGAMNSYPQKKVITFNKHTDDFQFAVQYAELESVLGAEANTLGSHELARVELSEVAKKLKAGVVENVESKGIKAHFVLDDSGIFSLANVELVLERTVTKEEEEADETTFQKIGNTISKLFSGDSNDKPSEKAPEGTEEKSEEEPAEKETSSNDKEEQKSTKDKEDGSDTKEGAKTENGTSATGEEKKLEEGAEAKNETVKPKIVTVKEKIPSKVELTYVSPLEGDLFEASAKRLSALDEVDNAKKRRETALNALESFVIDAQVKLDEEEYASCGTSEEIETIRKRCSEISEWLYEDGSDADAETYERKLEDLRTVANEVYARHWEHRERPDALNALKQMINGSEAFLHSAKNLTKDTNPEKDVFTPVEIETLEKAIRGTIEWRDTEVEEQNKLARNAPVRLTVKDITDRMAMLDREVKYLVNKLKLWRPKVKPTPSPKVEKTVVDEESGKKDDDKDSNEERTEQGEDKPEEVLEQTPEMEESASSETKSSEEIDPTKTQKSKPEVDEEHTEL
- the LOC131287108 gene encoding tyrosine-protein phosphatase 3, with the translated sequence MTLPTNSTSTVAEDDSDMFGPPHSSPPIRRNRPKVPMISPQLKQREVRKRILQLCVHKLERIKDSERNLRRSVCINNTYSRLTDDIRREKQHKLLMLSNLAKSTDSSRKESEEDDPSADDCINNNITNANNNNSNNTNGSSNNHHHHLHPHHHHHGEHGEFVHNNENMNNNCQLQHNHNLASHQHHHHHLHHHLIHQRLPHPHSAPHTDCNGTSSSSDSSSSSSSCSELLTSTTMTTNGSTEASDCSKPSGATVPSSRKSSSEVETDLETLDRELCALDAAMPLVDPEITQGAEQLEQAMVSRKRKFASIDDDDSDRLVREALSQIYFPSAGRLLTGIDDCPPTTTTDGGAEGGAVEDQQSKVTSVSETIGDLSPKRPKIGDLLEHHHHHHHHHHYQLHPFSHPFLHPFHPLPDLSGFDYQVAHHHQKEFEVIMDALRLGVSNGGAMAAVVAAKSAGAVAAAAAAAAAATGNATGTAMGCGVGGAAAGNGHGQPVASCNTAGGANSIAPTPTTTIDSCGQAAMLMGSDGGASVFHNLVVTSLET